The following coding sequences lie in one Treponema socranskii subsp. buccale genomic window:
- a CDS encoding nucleoside hydrolase, giving the protein MSVSVNGRKIVGLQKKAAIMLVAFSAASALFAAPPKQKVILDTDMVECFDDGIAMLVLEKSPNIDLLGVTIVAGNTSMPHGTASGAKQLEIVHSKTPIYQGSRKGIRQYRCDEEFLKAEEAFAPVVSWAGYFRTYRDPKKYKGVLFDPMADWKDAYTAKYGSKPTYKYVYGPDSPDKNGNKDAVDFIVEQVNKYPGEIVIAAIGPLTNIARAIMRDPALPSKVKEIVYMGGAFYIPGNSSAAAEFNWWADPDAAKICIRAVWGDTKSESYKAYGNQMISGLEANEHTHGMPQAVFDKVVETTYPGLRELFIKNYNKTAPNNIWDVLAIGYIIDPSIVLSWNDDPVSPDGKPQKIYGVYVDVDAEEGPNYGRSLAYRRDKGPIGTQKAAIQNFIDEDTFWNKIVYPLLKDPAKK; this is encoded by the coding sequence ATGAGTGTATCCGTAAACGGACGAAAAATCGTCGGACTGCAGAAAAAAGCAGCGATAATGCTGGTCGCTTTTTCCGCTGCATCCGCTCTCTTTGCAGCGCCGCCGAAACAAAAAGTGATCCTCGACACCGATATGGTCGAATGTTTCGACGACGGCATCGCCATGCTGGTGCTCGAAAAAAGCCCGAATATCGATTTGCTCGGCGTAACGATAGTCGCAGGCAATACGTCCATGCCGCACGGCACGGCAAGCGGCGCAAAGCAGTTGGAGATCGTACATTCGAAAACACCGATCTATCAGGGCAGCAGAAAAGGGATCCGCCAATATCGCTGCGACGAAGAATTTTTAAAAGCCGAAGAAGCTTTCGCGCCGGTAGTCTCATGGGCGGGCTATTTCCGCACTTACCGCGATCCGAAAAAATACAAAGGCGTGTTGTTCGATCCTATGGCGGATTGGAAAGATGCCTACACGGCAAAGTACGGTTCCAAACCGACCTACAAATATGTCTACGGTCCCGATTCTCCCGACAAAAACGGCAATAAAGATGCCGTCGACTTTATCGTCGAGCAGGTCAATAAATATCCGGGCGAAATAGTGATCGCCGCCATCGGCCCTCTCACGAATATCGCACGGGCGATCATGCGCGATCCCGCTCTCCCTTCGAAAGTAAAAGAGATAGTGTATATGGGAGGAGCGTTTTACATTCCGGGTAATTCCTCCGCAGCCGCCGAGTTCAACTGGTGGGCGGATCCCGACGCGGCAAAGATATGTATCCGCGCCGTATGGGGCGATACCAAGTCCGAATCTTACAAAGCGTACGGCAACCAAATGATCAGCGGGCTTGAAGCGAACGAACACACGCACGGTATGCCGCAGGCCGTTTTCGACAAAGTCGTCGAAACGACGTATCCGGGACTGCGCGAACTGTTTATTAAAAACTATAACAAAACCGCTCCGAATAATATTTGGGATGTGCTCGCGATCGGCTATATAATCGATCCTTCTATCGTTCTTTCGTGGAACGACGATCCCGTTTCGCCGGATGGAAAACCGCAAAAGATTTACGGCGTCTATGTCGATGTCGACGCGGAAGAAGGACCGAACTACGGCCGCTCCCTCGCCTATCGCAGAGATAAGGGGCCGATCGGAACGCAAAAAGCCGCGATCCAGAATTTTATCGACGAAGATACGTTCTGGAATAAAATCGTATATCCGCTGCTGAAAGATCCCGCAAAAAAATAA
- a CDS encoding sugar ABC transporter substrate-binding protein, which produces MKKTLVCVTAAMIAVSGAFAGGATDGKAGGKPQVGLVMKSLANEYFKTMEEGAKAYERKNGTFALTSVGMNSETDIDTQINAIDNFISRGVDLLVIAPADSTGLVASVKKAVDAGITVVNIDVKLDVGALKKAGLPEDFLFVGPDNADGAELAGNALGEKLGKGGKVFIIEGNPGADNATQRKNGFLRSVKKYGLNLLASNTAHWETEEANSVMTNLLLRYPDVQGVMCANDSMVLGVVKALDAAGRKDVQVVGFDNIAAVQDLIKQGKVLATVDQFGPDQAAMGIQTGLDILGGKKLSGWQKTPVKLVTKETLK; this is translated from the coding sequence ATGAAGAAAACATTGGTATGTGTAACGGCGGCAATGATCGCCGTAAGCGGAGCATTTGCCGGCGGCGCAACGGACGGGAAAGCCGGCGGAAAACCGCAAGTCGGCCTCGTGATGAAGTCGTTGGCAAACGAATACTTCAAAACGATGGAAGAAGGCGCAAAAGCGTACGAACGGAAAAACGGTACGTTCGCACTGACAAGTGTCGGAATGAACAGCGAAACGGATATCGATACGCAGATAAACGCGATCGATAACTTTATCAGCAGAGGCGTCGACCTTTTAGTCATCGCTCCTGCAGACAGCACGGGTCTCGTCGCATCCGTAAAAAAAGCGGTCGATGCGGGAATCACCGTCGTAAACATCGATGTAAAACTCGACGTCGGTGCATTGAAAAAAGCGGGCTTGCCCGAAGACTTCCTGTTCGTCGGTCCCGATAACGCGGACGGTGCGGAACTCGCAGGAAATGCACTCGGCGAAAAGCTCGGCAAGGGCGGCAAAGTGTTTATCATCGAAGGTAATCCCGGCGCCGACAACGCGACGCAGCGGAAAAACGGATTTTTACGATCGGTAAAAAAATACGGTCTCAATCTGCTTGCATCGAATACGGCACATTGGGAAACGGAAGAAGCGAACAGCGTAATGACGAATCTGCTTTTGCGCTATCCCGACGTACAGGGCGTCATGTGCGCAAACGATTCGATGGTGCTCGGTGTTGTTAAAGCGCTCGATGCAGCCGGCAGGAAAGACGTACAAGTCGTCGGATTCGACAATATCGCAGCGGTACAGGACTTGATCAAGCAGGGAAAGGTACTCGCGACGGTCGATCAGTTCGGACCGGATCAAGCGGCTATGGGCATTCAAACCGGTTTGGATATTCTCGGCGGCAAAAAACTCTCCGGTTGGCAAAAGACGCCGGTTAAACTGGTAACGAAAGAAACGTTAAAATAA
- a CDS encoding sugar ABC transporter ATP-binding protein has protein sequence MPDTIFEFRNVTKKFPGVVALNSIHLEIERGEIHILVGENGAGKSTLIKLLCGIFKADGGSILYNGEPYAPQKPLDAINAGVSCVYQEFNLLEYMSVAENIFFQKLPQHRGIVDYRALYADTKKLLAEVGLPDLSPKTNVEVLGIAQKQLVEIAKAVSRKCRVLILDEPTATLTPPEIEKLFAIIGKLKQQGVTIIYISHRLQEIKQIGDRLSVLRNGNYIGTWNVKDLSVDEIVSKMVGRDIDSNYPFLTDSPVGNEMMRVRDLKNSTSPEGVSFSVRKGEILGVAGLIGSGRTEAMRGIFGADPIQSGSIVLEGKTLHIKSPEDAVKEGICLLTEDRKKQGLVLPLSCSNNIVLTDLKQVSKRGKLIKSKEKDVSQGLVDDLAIKISSLAQAAGNLSGGNQQKVVIAKWLLRKPRVIILDEPTRGIDVNAKHEIYLLLWKMAKEGAAIIFVSSDIPELLGICHRIAVFSKGKITGIVSREDFSQEKILSLAYQEYLK, from the coding sequence ATGCCGGATACTATTTTTGAATTCCGAAATGTAACAAAAAAATTCCCGGGCGTCGTTGCGCTCAATTCAATACATCTCGAAATCGAACGCGGAGAAATCCACATACTCGTCGGGGAAAACGGAGCGGGAAAAAGCACGTTGATAAAATTGCTGTGCGGCATATTCAAAGCGGACGGAGGCAGCATTTTATATAACGGCGAACCGTATGCGCCGCAAAAACCGCTCGATGCCATCAACGCGGGCGTCAGCTGCGTCTATCAGGAATTCAATCTTTTGGAATATATGTCCGTAGCGGAAAATATTTTTTTTCAAAAACTGCCGCAGCACCGCGGTATCGTCGACTATAGAGCGCTGTACGCGGACACGAAAAAACTGCTCGCGGAAGTCGGCTTACCCGATTTATCTCCGAAGACGAATGTGGAAGTGCTCGGTATCGCGCAAAAACAGCTCGTAGAAATCGCAAAAGCCGTTTCGCGAAAATGCCGCGTCCTCATCTTGGACGAACCGACGGCGACGCTCACTCCGCCGGAAATCGAAAAGCTGTTCGCGATTATCGGCAAGCTGAAACAACAGGGCGTCACGATCATCTACATATCGCATCGGCTGCAGGAAATCAAGCAGATCGGAGACCGGCTTTCCGTTTTGCGGAACGGAAACTACATCGGAACGTGGAATGTAAAAGATCTTTCGGTCGATGAGATCGTTTCGAAAATGGTCGGCCGCGATATCGATTCGAATTATCCGTTCCTTACCGATTCTCCCGTCGGAAACGAAATGATGCGGGTACGGGATTTAAAAAATTCCACGAGTCCGGAAGGCGTATCGTTCAGCGTGCGAAAAGGGGAAATTCTCGGAGTCGCAGGTCTTATCGGCTCGGGGCGTACCGAAGCGATGCGCGGTATCTTCGGTGCGGATCCGATACAAAGCGGTTCGATCGTACTCGAAGGAAAAACGCTGCATATCAAAAGCCCCGAAGACGCCGTAAAAGAAGGCATCTGTCTTTTGACGGAAGATCGAAAAAAACAGGGGCTCGTGCTGCCGCTTTCCTGCTCGAACAATATCGTCCTCACCGATTTAAAGCAGGTTTCGAAACGGGGAAAATTAATAAAATCGAAAGAAAAAGATGTTTCACAGGGACTCGTCGACGACTTGGCGATCAAAATATCGAGTCTCGCGCAGGCGGCGGGTAATCTGTCCGGCGGCAATCAGCAAAAAGTCGTCATAGCGAAATGGCTTTTACGCAAACCCCGCGTCATCATTTTAGATGAACCGACGCGCGGCATCGACGTAAATGCAAAGCATGAAATATATCTGCTGCTTTGGAAAATGGCAAAAGAGGGAGCCGCCATTATATTCGTGAGTTCCGACATCCCCGAACTTTTGGGAATCTGTCATCGGATTGCGGTCTTTTCCAAGGGAAAGATTACGGGTATCGTTTCGCGCGAAGATTTCAGTCAGGAAAAAATTTTGTCGTTGGCATATCAGGAATATTTGAAATAA
- a CDS encoding ABC transporter permease: MQENQPIKKSNTSAKITYIMLQEGGIGAVLLVLCVIFAFVAPKFGSMTNISNIFTQISINTVIALGMTFVILLGGIDLSVGSVLALCTIISGKIIVSENLSAGTAIFLSIIAGIGIGMLCGLFNGFISQHWKIPAFVVTMGMLNIARGLALTISDSRTIFGFPEAFNRIGALTVFRIPIIFIISLLLICIGSFILNRTVYGRLLYAIGNNEEAVRLSGHNVDFYKISAYVICGATVGIASTLYMMRLNIASPILGNGFELTAIAAVVIGGASMNGGKGSLTGTLLGACILGVLNNGLLLMGLGDFARQIVTGIIIVFAVVLDTYRSKVIDRISKLQ; the protein is encoded by the coding sequence ATGCAGGAAAATCAGCCGATAAAAAAAAGCAATACGTCTGCAAAAATAACGTACATCATGCTGCAGGAAGGCGGCATCGGGGCAGTGCTTTTGGTTTTGTGTGTCATCTTTGCGTTCGTTGCGCCCAAATTCGGATCGATGACAAATATTTCGAACATCTTTACGCAGATAAGCATCAATACGGTGATCGCGCTCGGCATGACCTTCGTCATCCTCCTCGGAGGAATCGATTTGAGCGTCGGTTCCGTTTTAGCGCTGTGTACGATCATATCGGGGAAGATAATCGTCAGCGAAAATCTTTCTGCCGGAACGGCGATTTTTCTCAGCATCATCGCGGGGATCGGCATCGGCATGCTGTGCGGGCTCTTCAACGGCTTTATCTCTCAGCACTGGAAGATTCCCGCCTTTGTCGTAACAATGGGTATGCTGAACATCGCGCGCGGTCTCGCGCTGACGATAAGCGATTCGCGGACGATATTCGGATTTCCTGAAGCGTTCAACCGTATCGGCGCCCTCACCGTATTCAGAATCCCCATCATTTTTATCATTTCGCTGCTGCTGATATGCATCGGCTCTTTTATCCTAAATCGTACCGTCTACGGCCGCCTGCTCTACGCTATCGGAAACAACGAAGAAGCGGTACGGCTGTCCGGGCACAACGTCGATTTTTATAAAATCTCCGCATATGTGATCTGCGGCGCGACCGTCGGGATCGCATCGACGCTGTACATGATGCGCTTGAATATCGCAAGTCCGATCCTCGGCAACGGTTTTGAACTCACGGCGATCGCAGCCGTCGTCATAGGCGGGGCGAGCATGAACGGCGGAAAGGGCTCTTTAACCGGAACGCTGCTCGGCGCCTGTATTTTGGGCGTTTTAAACAACGGACTTTTGCTCATGGGGCTCGGTGACTTCGCACGGCAGATCGTAACGGGCATCATCATCGTGTTCGCCGTCGTGCTCGACACGTATCGCAGCAAAGTTATCGACAGAATCAGCAAACTGCAGTAA